The Methanoculleus marisnigri JR1 genome window below encodes:
- a CDS encoding SLC13 family permease — MSRVAFIIASLLVFFVVLAIPVDPTVLAPEAKAVAAVTILMVLFWVTGVIPLEATALLPLVLFPVLGVLSPVKVAESYGNEVIFLFLGGFIIAMSMQRWGLHRRIALHIIRLVGTSPRRLVLGFMVATAFLSMWISNTATAMMMIPIAVAIILTIIPGTDKALENLDGKEQALARCLLLSIPYAASIGGIATIIGTPPNGIFISQLATIFPDAPTIDFFTWMKFGVPFAAVFLVIAWLWLIEVPYRRMGSTLPSAKGIIREELEKLGSISTGERWTLIVFTLTALAWVFAQTKEIGGFVIPGLDMIFPGIKDSTIAIFGALLLFVLPVDAKKGIFTMEWEWAVKIPWGILLLFGGGIALSNGFLASGLATTIVESLTLIHGLPVILLILIVALGVSFASEIASNTAMAAVLMPIMAVTAVSMGLNPIVLMMTAAVCASMAFMLPVATPPNAVAYGSGYISARDLLRSGWALDLIGVALWMVCLYTIVLWALGVPLDIPAWAL; from the coding sequence ATGAGCAGGGTCGCCTTCATCATCGCATCACTCCTCGTCTTCTTTGTGGTTCTGGCGATTCCCGTCGACCCCACCGTCCTCGCGCCCGAGGCCAAAGCCGTCGCGGCAGTGACCATCCTGATGGTCCTGTTCTGGGTCACGGGCGTCATCCCCCTTGAGGCGACCGCCCTGCTTCCGCTGGTTCTCTTTCCGGTGCTCGGGGTTCTCTCGCCGGTGAAGGTGGCGGAATCGTACGGTAACGAGGTGATCTTCCTCTTCCTCGGGGGTTTCATCATCGCGATGTCGATGCAGCGGTGGGGTCTGCACCGGCGTATCGCGCTGCATATCATACGTCTCGTGGGGACGAGCCCGCGCCGCCTGGTGCTCGGGTTCATGGTCGCCACCGCGTTCCTCTCGATGTGGATCTCGAACACCGCAACAGCGATGATGATGATCCCGATCGCGGTCGCGATCATCCTGACGATCATTCCCGGGACCGACAAAGCCCTTGAGAATCTCGACGGGAAAGAGCAGGCTCTCGCCCGGTGTCTCCTCCTTTCCATCCCCTACGCCGCGAGCATCGGGGGGATCGCCACGATCATCGGCACGCCCCCGAACGGGATCTTCATCTCCCAGCTCGCGACGATCTTTCCCGACGCGCCCACCATCGATTTCTTCACCTGGATGAAGTTCGGTGTCCCGTTCGCCGCCGTATTCCTCGTCATTGCCTGGCTCTGGCTCATTGAAGTCCCGTACCGCCGGATGGGGTCGACCCTCCCGAGCGCCAAAGGGATCATCCGCGAGGAGCTCGAGAAACTCGGTTCGATCTCCACCGGGGAGCGGTGGACGCTGATCGTCTTTACCCTGACCGCCCTCGCATGGGTATTTGCGCAGACGAAAGAGATCGGCGGGTTCGTCATCCCCGGTCTGGACATGATCTTCCCCGGGATCAAGGACTCCACCATCGCGATCTTCGGTGCCCTCCTCCTCTTCGTCCTCCCGGTCGACGCGAAGAAGGGCATCTTTACGATGGAATGGGAGTGGGCGGTGAAGATCCCCTGGGGCATCCTCCTCCTCTTCGGCGGCGGCATCGCTCTCTCGAACGGGTTCCTCGCGAGCGGGCTTGCCACGACGATCGTCGAGTCCCTCACGCTCATCCACGGGCTCCCGGTCATCCTCCTGATCCTCATCGTGGCGCTGGGAGTCTCGTTTGCATCGGAGATCGCCTCGAACACGGCCATGGCCGCCGTTCTGATGCCGATCATGGCGGTCACGGCCGTCAGCATGGGCTTAAACCCGATCGTCCTGATGATGACCGCCGCGGTCTGCGCATCCATGGCGTTCATGCTCCCGGTCGCCACCCCGCCGAACGCCGTCGCCTACGGGAGCGGCTACATCTCCGCAAGAGACCTGCTCCGGTCCGGCTGGGCGCTCGACCTCATCGGCGTGGCGCTCTGGATGGTCTGCCTCTACACGATCGTCCTCTGGGCACTCGGGGTTCCCCTGGACATTCCCGCCTGGGCACTCTGA
- a CDS encoding DUF3821 domain-containing protein, with protein MAPEWIRRRGLVILLAICIIALCVGQAGARGPTIRDIQPYDTIFIYEEGLDLSQLRNATTDNPVTELRRYQDDNPDRGVTRSIPVADDTNFEVQEIYLQEDYGTYYAYNPEDGTSAQVMIREPRLFLDVVLANPHHNEPLEGLTVSPNTRIAFRVSSPDVGAFYQAGGVYPATIDIVLTTPGGAETTVIGGRNFAGLNVSSTRFYTDDPGWPGAVRLGDLGEPGTYSVRAVWRTPSGFDAYAPDSERVTFAVANRVGVDTTATPTPTATVTATPTATPTEMTVPTTEPTATETATPVTTATTEPTTPTPTAAPLPAALAVAAAGFVLTLAGRRR; from the coding sequence ATGGCACCAGAGTGGATCCGCAGGCGAGGCCTCGTCATCCTCCTCGCCATCTGCATCATTGCCCTTTGTGTGGGGCAGGCCGGAGCCCGCGGCCCGACGATCCGCGATATCCAGCCTTATGACACGATCTTTATCTACGAAGAGGGGCTCGACCTCTCGCAGCTGAGGAACGCGACCACGGATAACCCCGTCACGGAACTGCGGCGATACCAGGACGACAACCCCGACCGGGGGGTCACGAGGAGCATCCCGGTCGCCGACGACACCAACTTTGAAGTGCAGGAGATCTACCTGCAGGAGGACTACGGGACATACTACGCCTACAACCCCGAGGACGGGACGTCGGCGCAGGTCATGATCCGCGAACCGAGGCTCTTCCTCGACGTGGTGCTCGCGAACCCCCACCACAACGAACCCCTGGAAGGGCTGACCGTCTCCCCGAACACCCGGATCGCGTTCAGGGTGTCCTCTCCCGACGTCGGGGCGTTCTACCAGGCGGGCGGCGTCTACCCGGCGACGATTGATATCGTGCTCACCACACCGGGCGGCGCCGAGACCACCGTCATCGGAGGACGCAACTTCGCGGGGTTAAACGTCAGTTCGACCCGGTTCTACACCGACGACCCCGGCTGGCCGGGCGCAGTCCGGCTCGGCGACCTCGGTGAGCCGGGGACCTACTCCGTCAGGGCAGTATGGAGGACGCCTTCGGGGTTCGACGCCTACGCTCCAGACTCCGAGCGGGTGACGTTCGCGGTAGCAAACCGCGTCGGGGTGGATACGACCGCGACGCCGACGCCCACCGCAACCGTGACGGCCACGCCGACGGCAACACCAACGGAGATGACCGTGCCCACGACCGAACCAACGGCAACGGAGACGGCAACACCGGTCACAACCGCGACGACGGAGCCGACGACCCCGACACCGACCGCAGCGCCGCTCCCGGCCGCCCTGGCCGTAGCAGCGGCCGGGTTCGTCCTGACGCTCGCCGGCAGGCGAAGGTAA
- a CDS encoding HEAT repeat domain-containing protein: protein MTVDAGALIRTLRDGGTADRMAAAANLAALGPAALPPLLPALDDPDPRLRMWAAYTLGMIGDAGAVPALVQALEDADPGVTRWAAAALRRIRDADGGCGCRFC from the coding sequence GTGACGGTGGATGCCGGGGCGCTAATCCGGACTCTCCGCGACGGTGGAACCGCCGACCGGATGGCAGCGGCGGCGAACCTCGCCGCCCTCGGTCCGGCCGCCCTTCCGCCCCTTCTTCCTGCGCTCGACGATCCCGATCCCCGCCTCCGGATGTGGGCGGCCTACACCCTCGGGATGATCGGGGATGCGGGAGCGGTCCCGGCGCTCGTGCAGGCGCTCGAGGACGCCGATCCGGGTGTCACAAGATGGGCGGCTGCAGCCCTCCGCCGGATCAGGGACGCTGACGGCGGGTGCGGCTGCCGGTTCTGTTGA
- a CDS encoding STAS domain-containing protein, producing the protein MDVTVSERDDTAVVSVDGRIDAESAKRLDTVIAGVLARGGKRVLVNLEKAAYMSSSGLRVLLGKFRDLRRVDGEMALCAVQPDVYKVFLMAGVHEVFPIYVGLDEILAAGDEEKREEESTSP; encoded by the coding sequence ATGGACGTAACGGTCAGTGAGCGGGACGATACGGCAGTCGTATCCGTTGACGGCAGAATCGATGCGGAATCGGCAAAACGCCTGGATACGGTAATTGCCGGAGTGCTGGCGCGGGGCGGAAAACGGGTGCTTGTGAACCTGGAGAAGGCGGCCTACATGAGCAGCAGCGGTCTCAGGGTGCTGCTCGGCAAGTTTCGTGATCTCAGAAGGGTGGACGGAGAGATGGCGCTCTGCGCGGTCCAGCCCGATGTCTACAAGGTCTTCCTGATGGCGGGCGTCCACGAGGTCTTCCCGATCTACGTGGGTCTCGACGAGATCCTGGCCGCGGGCGACGAAGAGAAGAGAGAAGAGGAGAGCACGTCTCCGTGA
- a CDS encoding putative hemolysin gives MTGSYPSYLVIFLVLFGAVVACGCMAAGGEDEPAERISGNGTITFVDLEGGFYGIVADDGERYLPADLPTECRQDGLRVAFAVNIMNETATIQQWGTPVEIVEIAAGDTRRTVAANATVTYIDLEGGFYGLVTDDGRKFLPGNLPAEYRQDGLLVQFSADVQDDVAGIGMWGTPVEIRSIELVEGVLLVSGNATVTYIDLEGGFYGLVADDGRHYLPLGLDEAWQTDGANVTFVARIKENTMTIQQWGTPVEVIAIDTAGNATYVAKTGTVTFVDLEGGFYGIVADDGERYLPLDLDETYRVDGMRLTFVGEIARDTATIQQWGTPIEIVDIPWACARCSETVGLANPAAVWCKEQGHTYEIRKNPDGSEYGVCIFANGTAVDAWDYYRQTH, from the coding sequence ATGACGGGATCCTATCCGAGCTATCTGGTTATTTTCCTCGTTCTCTTCGGGGCTGTCGTTGCATGCGGGTGCATGGCTGCCGGGGGAGAGGACGAGCCGGCCGAGCGCATCTCCGGGAACGGCACGATCACGTTCGTCGATCTTGAAGGTGGGTTCTACGGGATCGTCGCCGATGACGGCGAACGTTACCTCCCCGCCGACCTCCCGACTGAATGCCGGCAGGACGGCCTCCGTGTCGCGTTCGCCGTCAATATCATGAACGAGACGGCAACCATCCAGCAGTGGGGGACGCCGGTCGAGATAGTCGAGATCGCGGCGGGCGACACCCGCCGGACGGTCGCGGCGAACGCTACGGTCACCTACATCGACCTCGAGGGCGGGTTCTACGGCCTCGTCACCGACGACGGCAGGAAATTCCTGCCCGGAAACCTCCCGGCGGAGTACCGGCAGGACGGTCTTTTAGTGCAGTTCAGCGCCGACGTGCAGGATGACGTCGCGGGGATTGGGATGTGGGGAACTCCTGTGGAGATCCGGTCGATCGAACTGGTTGAAGGCGTCCTGCTCGTCTCCGGGAACGCCACGGTCACCTACATCGATCTCGAGGGTGGGTTCTACGGCCTCGTCGCCGACGACGGCAGGCACTACCTCCCGCTCGGTCTCGACGAAGCCTGGCAGACGGACGGGGCGAACGTGACGTTCGTTGCCCGGATCAAGGAGAACACCATGACCATCCAGCAGTGGGGCACCCCGGTCGAGGTCATCGCCATCGATACGGCAGGGAACGCGACCTACGTCGCAAAGACCGGGACGGTCACGTTCGTCGACCTCGAGGGCGGGTTCTACGGGATCGTCGCCGACGACGGCGAACGTTATCTTCCGCTCGATCTCGACGAGACCTACCGCGTCGACGGAATGCGCCTTACCTTCGTCGGGGAGATAGCCCGGGATACCGCGACGATCCAGCAGTGGGGAACCCCTATCGAGATCGTTGACATCCCGTGGGCCTGCGCCCGGTGCAGTGAAACCGTCGGCCTCGCGAACCCGGCCGCGGTCTGGTGTAAGGAGCAGGGCCACACCTACGAGATCCGGAAGAACCCCGACGGCAGCGAGTACGGTGTCTGTATCTTTGCAAACGGCACCGCAGTCGACGCCTGGGACTACTACCGGCAGACCCACTGA
- a CDS encoding DUF2207 domain-containing protein, which produces MRITERQQILTLLAVTLVIGVLAVVGANALPALFRGNLEVEQYEAVFCENGTLVERYTYDVRAAGEYRMLFRYWDAPLAFSAIDRPHIEFAGMAAPPGTIGYVKDHWGEVRPAAGSPTTSDIAAIRNLAFDSEVGLYNPDYFAPGTYTVEYRYIVRPPIEYDEEWAHLNLKLVDEHVSFRNLRVTLPFAGQIEEVYTHPPTLEVERTAESVVVTGAAPQDDALNIEMVLDPAFMEEIDGFPGYVPDVRQQAADANRWPPILYAAAKILYGLATVLVLAMPFILLGVYLRYGREKPFTVPEYLSFTPNTALKPWQVNLLFKGDALDYDENGFYATILDLHRQKKIVVTEKPDGKGVTVRIVSGVSSDPYEQRVLNFLGNIADDHVVDTAELEEFARTARRSPGYQHRIVQYQQSLAGLTRDVDTSLAHRYIKDGRTMILPLVFLGAIPCGLSILAFILAPGAANLLIPAGTLAFIAAVQVGIAAIFPSTLFGFWKGDHYKEKLEWDAFSYFLSDLALIRQYSPADLSMWGEWLVYGTALGIGDKVEQAMKNLHINIPDVGVPLYSNMPVIFAPIVLYSPPSSGGGSGGFGGGGSFGGGGGFGGGGVGGR; this is translated from the coding sequence ATGCGGATAACCGAGCGGCAACAGATACTCACCCTCCTCGCCGTCACCCTGGTTATCGGGGTGCTGGCGGTCGTCGGAGCGAATGCGCTCCCTGCCCTCTTCCGGGGGAATCTTGAGGTCGAGCAGTATGAAGCCGTCTTCTGCGAGAACGGAACCCTGGTCGAGCGCTACACCTACGACGTCCGCGCCGCAGGCGAGTACCGGATGCTCTTCCGGTACTGGGACGCACCGCTTGCTTTTTCCGCAATCGATCGGCCGCATATCGAGTTTGCCGGGATGGCTGCTCCGCCCGGAACCATCGGCTATGTCAAAGATCACTGGGGTGAGGTGCGCCCGGCCGCGGGGAGCCCGACCACCTCGGATATCGCGGCGATCCGGAATCTTGCGTTCGATAGCGAAGTGGGCCTCTACAACCCCGACTACTTCGCCCCGGGCACCTATACGGTGGAGTACCGCTACATCGTCCGGCCGCCGATCGAGTACGACGAGGAATGGGCGCACCTGAATCTGAAACTCGTGGACGAGCACGTCTCCTTCCGCAACCTCCGGGTCACGCTGCCGTTCGCCGGGCAGATCGAGGAGGTCTACACGCATCCCCCGACCCTTGAGGTCGAGCGGACGGCGGAGTCCGTCGTCGTCACGGGGGCCGCCCCGCAGGACGATGCGCTGAATATCGAGATGGTTCTCGATCCGGCGTTCATGGAAGAGATCGATGGGTTCCCCGGGTACGTCCCGGACGTGCGGCAGCAGGCAGCCGACGCCAACCGCTGGCCCCCGATCCTGTATGCGGCGGCGAAGATCCTCTATGGCCTTGCGACCGTCCTCGTCCTCGCGATGCCGTTCATCCTCCTCGGCGTCTACCTCCGCTACGGCAGGGAAAAACCGTTCACGGTGCCGGAGTACCTGAGTTTCACGCCGAACACCGCGCTCAAACCCTGGCAGGTGAACCTCCTCTTCAAGGGCGACGCACTTGATTACGACGAGAACGGGTTCTACGCGACGATCCTCGATCTTCACCGGCAGAAGAAGATCGTGGTGACCGAAAAGCCGGACGGCAAAGGCGTCACGGTCAGGATCGTCTCGGGGGTGTCGAGCGATCCTTACGAGCAGCGGGTGCTCAATTTCCTTGGAAACATCGCCGACGATCACGTCGTGGACACCGCCGAACTCGAGGAGTTCGCCCGGACCGCCCGGAGGAGCCCCGGATACCAGCACCGGATCGTGCAGTACCAGCAGTCGCTTGCCGGCCTGACCCGGGACGTGGACACTTCGCTCGCCCACCGGTACATCAAGGACGGGCGGACGATGATCCTCCCGCTCGTCTTCCTCGGCGCCATCCCCTGCGGGCTATCCATCCTCGCGTTCATCCTCGCGCCGGGCGCGGCCAATCTCCTGATCCCGGCCGGCACCCTCGCCTTCATCGCCGCGGTCCAGGTCGGGATCGCGGCCATCTTCCCCTCGACGCTGTTTGGGTTCTGGAAAGGCGACCATTACAAGGAGAAACTCGAGTGGGACGCGTTCTCCTACTTCCTCTCGGATCTCGCGCTGATCCGGCAGTACTCCCCTGCCGACCTCTCGATGTGGGGAGAGTGGCTGGTCTACGGGACGGCGCTCGGCATCGGGGATAAGGTGGAGCAGGCGATGAAGAACCTGCATATCAACATCCCGGATGTCGGGGTGCCGCTCTACTCGAACATGCCGGTGATCTTTGCCCCGATCGTCCTCTACTCCCCGCCGTCGAGTGGCGGCGGCAGCGGCGGGTTCGGTGGGGGCGGGTCGTTCGGCGGCGGCGGCGGCTTTGGCGGCGGTGGCGTCGGGGGGCGCTGA
- a CDS encoding LemA family protein codes for MDIISIVLIVVVVLIVIGVAAAAIGIYNRFFSLKNSAEATVGQVKVAMKKRLDMIEQLLGAVKSYAAFEKETLTGVTEMRARIGSAGPGDLNELERESRSVLGRLLAVAENYPDLKTSQTVQNLMGAVQGVEDEIARHRYTYNNIAQQYNTMTDTVPSNLIAGVMGFTKLEYLEFGEEIERVPTISF; via the coding sequence TTGGACATCATTTCCATTGTCCTTATCGTCGTCGTGGTGTTGATCGTCATCGGCGTCGCGGCGGCAGCAATCGGCATCTACAACCGGTTCTTCTCCCTCAAAAACTCCGCCGAAGCGACGGTCGGGCAGGTGAAGGTCGCGATGAAGAAGCGGCTGGACATGATCGAGCAGCTCCTCGGCGCGGTGAAGAGCTACGCGGCCTTCGAGAAGGAGACCCTGACCGGGGTGACCGAGATGCGGGCGCGCATCGGCAGCGCCGGCCCGGGTGACCTGAACGAACTCGAGCGCGAATCGCGCTCGGTTCTCGGGCGGCTGCTCGCGGTCGCAGAGAACTACCCCGATCTCAAGACCTCCCAGACGGTGCAGAACCTGATGGGCGCGGTCCAGGGTGTCGAGGACGAGATCGCCCGGCACCGCTACACCTACAACAACATCGCCCAGCAGTACAACACCATGACCGACACGGTTCCCTCGAACCTGATCGCCGGCGTCATGGGCTTTACGAAGCTCGAGTACCTGGAGTTCGGCGAGGAGATCGAGCGGGTCCCGACGATATCGTTCTGA